From the Scyliorhinus canicula unplaced genomic scaffold, sScyCan1.1, whole genome shotgun sequence genome, one window contains:
- the LOC119960772 gene encoding probable G-protein coupled receptor 139 codes for MATADLLVIIIVVILTIINNYYFPVSFLYITPVCSGKIVLMGAATDCSVWFTIAFSFDRFVVICCPKLKTKYCTGKTATVVLATTGILLILKNIPIYFTYMPIFIFHNVPWGCQRKASAFIDPRWIGFQWFDKVTTPLLPFGLILLVNALTVRHIVMTSQVRQGLVTQSKGKNYSDPEMESRRKSMILLFSISGTFILLWSVNVIKFVYVKVIGLFNIGASAYTLESVAAMLLNLNCCTNTFIYVVTQAKFRDQIKLTLKYPFKAIAQRLNQSRSSAE; via the coding sequence atggcaacggcggatcttCTGGTCATTATCATCGTGGTCATATTGACCATCATCAATAATTAttatttcccagtgagtttcctatATATCACCCCTGTGTGCAGTGGTAAAATTGTCCTGATGGGTGCAGCCACAGATTGTTCCGTTTGGTTCACCATAGCGttttcctttgatcgatttgtggtcaTTTGCTGTCCGaagctgaaaacaaaatactgcaccggAAAAACAGCGACTGTGGTTCTCGCAACAACTGGAATactgttaattttaaaaaacattcccaTCTACTTCACATATATGCCTATATTCATATTCCACAATGTACCGTGGGGCTGTCAAAGAAAGGCCAGTGCGTTTATTGATCCCAGATGGATTGGATTTCAGTGGTTTGATAAGGTCACAACTCCATTGCTCCCATTCGGTTTAATTCTGTTGgtaaacgctctgacagtcagacacattgttATGACAAGTCAGGTCCGTCAGGGACTGGTGACGCAGAGTAAGGGAAAAAATTACAGTGATCCAGAGATGGAAAGCAGAAGGAAAtctatgattttactcttcagtaTATCTGGAACCTTCATTCTTTTGTGGTCGGTCAATGTTATAAAATTCGTGTATGTTAAAGTGATCGGATTATTTAATATCGGTGCATCTGCATATACATTAGAAAGTGTTGCAGCTATGCTGCTCAATTTAAATtgttgcacaaacacatttatttatgtggtaacTCAGGCCAAGTTCAGAGATCAAATCAAGTTAACGCTGAAATATCCGTTCAAAGCCATTGCACAGAGACTCAACCAATCCAGGAGCTCCGCCGAGTGA